Genomic DNA from bacterium:
TTTTATTTGCTCCTTTACCTTATTAAGCTCTTTTTCTTTTACCTCTTCTATCTTTATCTTTTTGAATTCATCCATAATAAGGGAAATTGCCTTTTTATAATTCTTTGTAGAGGTTCCACAATATACAGCGAAAAGCCCACAATCCCTGAATGACTGGGGATAGGAATAAATAGCATAAGCAAGACCCCTTTTTTCCCGTATCTCGTAGAATAGCCTTGAGCTCATTCCACCACCCAATATTGTGTTAAGAATGCTTATAACAAACCTTTTTTCATGACTTACAGGAAGCCCTCTTGTTCCTATGCAGAAATGAACCTGCTCTGTATCCTTTTCCTTATTGATTATATGGGATTGAATACTAGGTATTGGAATTTGTTTTTCTGAATCCTTATCTTTTTCTTTTGAAAAATGCCTGGCAACCAATTCCCTTGTCTTTTCAAAATTGATGTTTCCTGCAATACTAATAAGCATCCTTTTTGGAATATAAAACCTTGTATAAAATTCTAAAATCCCATCTCTATCCATCAAAGAAAGGGTCTCTTTTTTTCCAATAATTGGTCTTCCTAAGGGATGACCTGAAAGGCTTCCTTTGATTAGTAAATCGTGAATCTCATCATCTGGCGTATCTTCATACCTTGCAATTTCTTCTAAAATAACATTTCTTTCCATCTCTATGTCTTCTTTTTTAAGGAGCGAATTGTTTACAATATCAGAAAGGAGCTCAATTGCCTTTTCAATATGCAGGGACGGAAGCTTTGCATAATAACAGGAATATTCCTTTCCTGTAAATCCATTTAGTTCTCCACCCAATCCTTCAATGGTTTCAGATATTTCCCTTGCAGACCTTTTTTCTGTCCCTTTAAATAGAAGGTGTTCAATAAAATGGGAAATTCCATTTTCCCTTTCTTCCTCAAAAATAGAGCCTGAACTTACCCATACACCTATTGTAGCTGATTCTACATAGGGAACGCTTTCACAGATGAGGGTTATACCATTTTCTAATACAAATTTTTGGTAGTTCTCAACCATTATGTATGTTTTTTAATTGTTTGGTATTGCTTGTTTCTTTGAAAGATTTATCCTTCCCTGATTATCAATGCTTATAACCTTAACGCTTATCTCATCCCCTTCCTTTACAACATCCTTAATTTCCTTTACCCTATAATGTTCCAGCTCAGATATGTGGACAAGCCCTTCTTGACCTGGCAAAATCTCAACAAATGCACCAAAGTTAACCACCCTCATTACCTTTCCCTTATAAACCTTTCCAACCTCAACCTCTTCTGTAAGATATCTTACCATATCAAGGGCTTCATTTAGCTTTTCTTGCTCAGGATGAAATATAGAAACCTTGCCATCATCCTCTACCTTAATTTTTGCCTGGGTAACCTCTATTATCTTTTTGATATTTTTTCCAGAAGGGCCTATTAAATCCTTAATTTTATCCTGTCTTATATTTATAACAACAACCTTTGGTGCGTATTGAGAAATTTTAGGAGAGGGCTTTGATAGGACGCTATTCATCTTATCAAGGATAAAGAGCCTTCCTTTCTTTGCCTTCTCAAAGATTTCCTTTATTGTTTCTAAATCTATGCCTAAAATCTTTACATCCATCTGAATGGCTGTTAAACCATCCTTTGTTCCTGCTGTTTTAAAATCCATATCTCCTATATGGTCTTCCATACCTGTTATATCTGAAAATATAGCAATTTTTCCATTCTCTTCTATAAGACCCATTGCTATTCCAGAAACAGGGTCTAATATTGGAACACCTGCATCCATAAGGGAAAGAGAGCCAGAGCAGACAGATGCCATAGAGGTAGAACCATTTGATTCCAGTATCTCAGAGACAATCCTAATTGTATACGGAAAAGAATTAGAATTTACAATAACAGGAATCAATGCTTTTTCTGCCAATGCACCGTGTCCAATCTCCCTTCTTCCAGGTGCTCTCATTTGCTTTGGTTCACCTGTAGAATACGGTGGAAAATTATAGTGAAGCATAAATTTTTTAAACCACTTTCCCTCTATTTCATCTATTATTTGCTCATCATCAGTGGTTCCAAGTGTTGTTATTGCCATAGCCTGGGTTTTTCCCCTTGTAAATATAGCTGAGCCATGCGTCCTTTTTAGGACAGAAACCTCGCAATTTATCTCTCGTATCTCATCAAGGGATCTTCCATCTTCCCTTATGCCCTCATCAATCATTTTCTTTCTTATTATTTCCTTCTCTATCTTCTCAAAGAAATATTTTACATCCTTTCTTGTCCCATTTTCCAAGGAGGGGCTTATTTCATCCCATATCTTATCTATATCTATAGCCTTATCTTTTATTCTTTCGCAATAAAGCTCCCTTATCTTTTTTTCTACTTCTTCACTATGAATTTCCTTTATAATGGCTGTTTTCTCCTTTTCTTTTAATTCCTTTTGGAGGTCAATAAGGATATTTATATAGCCCTTTCCAAACTCAATAGCCTCTAATATTTCATCCTCTGATACTATCTTGCAACCAGCCTCAATCATAGTAATTTTATCCTTACGACCTGCAATGACAATATCAAATTTGCCCTCTTTTCTCTCCTCAAATGTAGGGTTAAGTATAAGCTTTGTTCCTATCTTCCCAATCCTTACCCCTGCAATAGGGCCATTATCAAATGGAAAAGAACCTGATATTAATGCAGAAGATGCGCCGAGGATACCTAATATATCAGGGTCATTTTCATTATCTATTGATAAGACAGTGCTATAGATATAAAGCTCATTTCTAATGTCTTCATCAAATAATGGTCTGATTGACCTATCAATAAGCCTTGCTGAAAGGATCTCTTCTGGCTTTGGCGCACCCTCCCTTTTTATAAACCCACCAGGGAACCTTCCTGCTGCATAATACTTATCCCTATAATCAACAACCAGAGGAAAATAATCACATCCGCTTCCTTCTCTATTTACTGTTGTTGTAACAAGGACAACCGTATCGCCATAGGTTACAAGGGCTGACCCATCTGCGGCCTTTGCCAGCTTATTTACTTCAATGGTAAGCTTTCTTCCGCCTAACTCACATTCTATAGATTTCACTTTTTAAATAGTATAGCCTAAGAGGATAATTTTTGTCTATTATTTTTTAGAAATTTCCCAACTTTTAAGATTTTAGAAGCTTAAGGGCTTTTGAAACAGCAGATTTTGGGGAATTGGCTCTGATTATCGGAATTTCTGCAAATTCATAAGAAAAATCCCAGGTATATAAGCCAATAATAGGCTTTTTAAATTGAAGGCCATAGGCTATTTCAGAAAGGGTTCCATAGCTTCCATCAATGGCAATAATTGCACAAGATGATAGGACAACAATTATATTCCTTGCATAGCCAATGCCTGTTACAATAGGAATATCAATATATGGATTAGAAGAAGAAGGGTCAATCCCTGGCAAAATCCCAATTGTTAATCCATTTTCTTCTTTTGCACCTTTGCAGGCTGCCTCCATTATCCCAGAAAGCCCTCCACAAATAAGGATACAATTATTCCTTGCTATTTCTTTTCCTGTTTCATAGGCTGTCTCAAGAATTTCTTTTTTTGGATTTTCTCCACCAATAACGCCAATTCTAATCATTCCGGGAAAAATACAGTGGTTATTCTTTCTACAATTCCTTTGTTTATTCTTGGGCTATCTATTCCCCCTTTAAGCAATTTTATAGCCTCATTTATTTTTTCTTCCCTTACATCAGGAACATCTTTTACCATAGAAAGAATTTTAGAAAGGTAGTATGCTGTTTTTGCTCCCTCAGAGATTGTTGCCTCGTCATAGCCAGAGGATATTGATGTTTCTCCTAATGTGGGCATAATATATGTTTTTTTGGGAGAAGATAAAAGATCAGAGAAAGAGATAGAAACTTCCTCCTTTTTCTTTATAATATTTGGGGGAGTCTCTTTTGGTTTAATATCCCCATTTATCTTTGAAAAATCCATATTGTTCTCCTTATTTATTTATCGGCATTTTTTCAAAATAACTTTAAGAAAAAATTATCATAGTCCTATGAAAATATCCTTTCCTAGTGTTGTTAAAAATAATACTTCCTTATTAAATATGAGGAAAAAGCTTTGGTATATTTAAAGCTAATGGTTAAAAGCCAGGAAACTCATAGCTAAACATATACTACAAATTAAGTTTTAGTCTTTCCTTCCTGGCATTTAATGCAGAGCCTTGTGAAGGGGATAATTTCAAGCCTTTCTATTGGTATATCCTCTTTGCATTTTTCACAGATGCCATAGCTTCCATTATCCATCCTTAATGTAGCCTCATCTATCTCTCTGATGATGTTTGAGATATTCTTAATAATGAAAATTTCTTTTTCCTGTTCGTATTCATCACCTGCAACATCAGCGATGTGACGGGGGCTTACAGAAAGATTTCCTACCTCATCCCGCACCTGCTTATGAAGATACTCATCCTCAAGATTTCCCTTTTCCTTAAGGTGCTCCTTTCTAATGGCTAATAGCCTTTGTCTAAATCTTTTAATATCATTCTTTTCCATATTGCTTTAAATTATAATTTTAAATTGCAAAAAAGTAAATTTTTTTTCTTGGCAAAAATTATCCTTTGACCAAAATGGGTTATGTTTGGTAAAATTTGAATTATGAATTTAGCATATCTTATTCCCCTTTTGCCTCTGGCTTCCTTTGCGATTATTTCTTTGCTAACCCTTCGCTATAAAACCTTAAGCTCGCTTATCTCAATTTTTGCTATTTTTTCCTCCCTTTGTCTATCTTGCAAAATAGGGATTGATTTCATTAACAACCCAAATCCTATAAACCTTACAATCCCCTGGTTTATAACCGGAGAGACCCAAATTTCTTTGGGTGCAATTATAGACCCTCTTTCAATTGTAATGCTTATTGTTGTCTCTTTGGTAAGCCTTCTTATTCAGATATACTCAAGGGGATATATGGAGGG
This window encodes:
- a CDS encoding pitrilysin family protein — encoded protein: MVENYQKFVLENGITLICESVPYVESATIGVWVSSGSIFEEERENGISHFIEHLLFKGTEKRSAREISETIEGLGGELNGFTGKEYSCYYAKLPSLHIEKAIELLSDIVNNSLLKKEDIEMERNVILEEIARYEDTPDDEIHDLLIKGSLSGHPLGRPIIGKKETLSLMDRDGILEFYTRFYIPKRMLISIAGNINFEKTRELVARHFSKEKDKDSEKQIPIPSIQSHIINKEKDTEQVHFCIGTRGLPVSHEKRFVISILNTILGGGMSSRLFYEIREKRGLAYAIYSYPQSFRDCGLFAVYCGTSTKNYKKAISLIMDEFKKIKIEEVKEKELNKVKEQIKGAFLLSLENTANRMERLAKQEAYFKRQFSVDEIMKMIDLVSSKDIQDLANSIFLPSQYSFAFIGPIKKEELSLDENIF
- a CDS encoding flagellar biosynthesis anti-sigma factor FlgM — translated: MDFSKINGDIKPKETPPNIIKKKEEVSISFSDLLSSPKKTYIMPTLGETSISSGYDEATISEGAKTAYYLSKILSMVKDVPDVREEKINEAIKLLKGGIDSPRINKGIVERITTVFFPE
- a CDS encoding TraR/DksA C4-type zinc finger protein, translating into MEKNDIKRFRQRLLAIRKEHLKEKGNLEDEYLHKQVRDEVGNLSVSPRHIADVAGDEYEQEKEIFIIKNISNIIREIDEATLRMDNGSYGICEKCKEDIPIERLEIIPFTRLCIKCQEGKTKT
- a CDS encoding TIGR00725 family protein, producing the protein MIRIGVIGGENPKKEILETAYETGKEIARNNCILICGGLSGIMEAACKGAKEENGLTIGILPGIDPSSSNPYIDIPIVTGIGYARNIIVVLSSCAIIAIDGSYGTLSEIAYGLQFKKPIIGLYTWDFSYEFAEIPIIRANSPKSAVSKALKLLKS
- a CDS encoding polyribonucleotide nucleotidyltransferase, whose protein sequence is MKSIECELGGRKLTIEVNKLAKAADGSALVTYGDTVVLVTTTVNREGSGCDYFPLVVDYRDKYYAAGRFPGGFIKREGAPKPEEILSARLIDRSIRPLFDEDIRNELYIYSTVLSIDNENDPDILGILGASSALISGSFPFDNGPIAGVRIGKIGTKLILNPTFEERKEGKFDIVIAGRKDKITMIEAGCKIVSEDEILEAIEFGKGYINILIDLQKELKEKEKTAIIKEIHSEEVEKKIRELYCERIKDKAIDIDKIWDEISPSLENGTRKDVKYFFEKIEKEIIRKKMIDEGIREDGRSLDEIREINCEVSVLKRTHGSAIFTRGKTQAMAITTLGTTDDEQIIDEIEGKWFKKFMLHYNFPPYSTGEPKQMRAPGRREIGHGALAEKALIPVIVNSNSFPYTIRIVSEILESNGSTSMASVCSGSLSLMDAGVPILDPVSGIAMGLIEENGKIAIFSDITGMEDHIGDMDFKTAGTKDGLTAIQMDVKILGIDLETIKEIFEKAKKGRLFILDKMNSVLSKPSPKISQYAPKVVVINIRQDKIKDLIGPSGKNIKKIIEVTQAKIKVEDDGKVSIFHPEQEKLNEALDMVRYLTEEVEVGKVYKGKVMRVVNFGAFVEILPGQEGLVHISELEHYRVKEIKDVVKEGDEISVKVISIDNQGRINLSKKQAIPNN